A genomic window from Salvia splendens isolate huo1 chromosome 11, SspV2, whole genome shotgun sequence includes:
- the LOC121755253 gene encoding carboxyl-terminal-processing peptidase 1, chloroplastic-like isoform X2, whose amino-acid sequence MARYDMSGIGINLREIPDENGKVRLRVLGLLLDGPAHIAGIRQGDELLAINGVDVIGKSAFEASSMLQGPSETFVDVMVKHGNCGPVQSVKVQRQSVAKSPVFYRLEQVKNGQSSVGYVRLKEFNALARKDLVTAMRRLQDMGASYFVLDLRDNLGGLVQAGIEIAKLFLDKGQTVTYTVGRDPLSVKNIVTESSPLFSAPVIVLVNKNTASASEIVATALHDNCKAVLVGERTYGKGLIQSVFELNDGSGVVVTIGKYVTPNHMDINGNGVDPDFRNFPAWNEVSRFLSSCHKPQEG is encoded by the exons ATGGCAAGGTATGATATGTCTGGAATTGGGATAAACCTGAGGGAAATTCCAGATGAAAATGGAAAGGTGAGATTGAGAGTGTTAGGACTTCTTCTGGATGGCCCTGCCCACATTGCTGGCATTAGACAG GGTGATGAACTCCTGGCTATTAATGGGGTGGATGTGATAGGAAAATCAGCATTCGAAGCATCATCAATGTTACAAGGACCCAGTGAAACATTTGTTGATGTCATG GTCAAGCATGGAAACTGTGGGCCTGTACAATCAGTGAAGGTGCAGAGGCAATCTGTTGCCAAGTCTCCAGTATTTTACAGGTTGGAACAGGTTAAGAATGGGCAAAGTTCTGTTGGTTACGTTCGCCTAAAAGAGTTCAATGCTTTGGCCAGGAAAGATTTGGTTACAG CAATGAGAAGACTTCAAGATATGGGTGCTTCTTACTTTGTCCTGGATCTTAGAGATAATCTTGGTGGACTAGTGCAG GCTGGCATTGAAATTGCAAAACTTTTTCTTGACAAAGGACAAACA GTGACTTACACAGTTGGTAGGGATCCACTATCCGTGAAGAATATTGTCACTGAAAGTTCGCCATTATTTAGTGCACCAGTTATT GTCTTGGTGAACAAAAATACTGCCAGTGCAAGTGAAATT GTTGCCACTGCACTTCACGATAACTGTAAAGCTGTGCTTGTGGGTGAAAGGACATATGGAAAG GGTTTGATCCAATCTGTTTTTGAGCTCAACGATGGTTCTGGCGTGGTGGTAACCATTGGGAAGTATGTCACGCCAAATCATATGGACATTAATGGCAATGGAGTTGATCCCGATTTTCGCAACTTCCCTG CATGGAATGAAGTCTCCAGATTCCTGTCTTCTTGCCACAAACCACAAGAAGGATGA
- the LOC121755254 gene encoding proteoglycan 4-like — MARFMKTRTLANAMFLLLFVFVISDASIAENQEGRNLDYQEDESFFSPLTVATERNNSQGDIPIVNPTTPGTSPIVNPNGPSPPFTGGGIGPIPTTPTGPTPTFPAGPTPTVPTGPTPTFPAGPTPTAPTGPMPTTPTGPTPTTSGGGSWCIASPSASQTALQVALDYACGYGGTDCSALQQGGSCYEPNTVHDHASYAFNNYYQKNPAPTSCVFGGAAQLTNTDPSHGSCKFASSSSTPTTPQTPPTMMTPIIPMTPMTPTVPMTPPSTTTTGGNGGFDSTGNDYGSEPTGTPSRAGTISANLVLFITMICLMLSVTVANHF, encoded by the exons ATGGCAAGATTCATGAAGACAAGAACACTTGCCAATGCCATGTTCCTTCTCCTCTTTGTTTTTGTCATCTCAG ATGCAAGCATTGCAGAAaaccaagaaggaagaaacctAGACTACCAAGAAGACGAATCCTTCTTTTCGCCTCTTACGGTAGCCACTGAGAGAAACAACAGCCAAGGTGATATTCCTATCGTGAATCCCACAACACCCGGTACGAGTCCAATCGTAAACCCGAACGGCCCGTCACCGCCATTCACTGGCGGAGGAATCGGGCCGATTCCAACCACTCCGACGGGACCGACCCCGACTTTTCCAGCAGGACCAACTCCAACTGTTCCAACAGGGCCGACCCCAACTTTTCCAGCAGGACCCACCCCGACTGCTCCAACCGGACCGATGCCAACCACTCCGACTGGACCAACGCCGACAACGTCAGGAGGAGGCTCGTGGTGCATTGCCAGTCCCTCTGCTTCCCAGACTGCTCTACAGGTGGCACTGGACTATGCTTGCGGCTATGGTGGAACAGATTGTTCAGCACTTCAACAGGGTGGGAGTTGCTATGAGCCGAACACGGTTCACGACCACGCATCCTACGCCTTCAACAACTACTACCAGAAAAACCCAGCTCCTACCAGCTGTGTTTTTGGAGGAGCAGCACAACTCACAAATACTGACCCAA GTCATGGAAGCTGCAAATTCGCATCTTCATCCAGCACTCCGACAACACCACAAACACCACCAACCATGATGACCCCTATAATTCCTATGACACCAATGACACCAACAGTTCCAATGACACCACCCAG CACTACTACAACAGGAGGAAATGGTGGTTTCGACTCAACAGGCAACGATTATGGTTCAGAACCGACGGGAACCCCCAGTCGAGCAGGAACCATATCTGCCAACCTAGTACTATTCATCACCATGATCTGTCTCATGTTGTCAGTTACAGTAGCCAACCATTTCTAG
- the LOC121755253 gene encoding carboxyl-terminal-processing peptidase 1, chloroplastic-like isoform X1 — translation MVRPLLCNPSLSPLSPPPPSSPTKPALVIPPLSNSIPISNSDYSQRIPSISQAFSSTLISLALSLGLFCASPSHSTALEPVPLQQELICREYDDYVDDKSTGEAVTNEEIVEEAWQIVNDSFLETGRHRWSPDSWLKKKEDVLGGSIQSRSRAHDIIRRMLASLGDPYTRFLPPADFTKMARYDMSGIGINLREIPDENGKVRLRVLGLLLDGPAHIAGIRQGDELLAINGVDVIGKSAFEASSMLQGPSETFVDVMVKHGNCGPVQSVKVQRQSVAKSPVFYRLEQVKNGQSSVGYVRLKEFNALARKDLVTAMRRLQDMGASYFVLDLRDNLGGLVQAGIEIAKLFLDKGQTVTYTVGRDPLSVKNIVTESSPLFSAPVIVLVNKNTASASEIVATALHDNCKAVLVGERTYGKGLIQSVFELNDGSGVVVTIGKYVTPNHMDINGNGVDPDFRNFPAWNEVSRFLSSCHKPQEG, via the exons ATGGTGAGGCCTCTACTCTGCAACCCCTCACTATCACCACTCTCCCCACCACCGCCGTCGTCGCCGACGAAGCCAGCACTCGTAATTCCTCCGCTCAGTAACTCCATCCCGATAAGCAATTCAGATTATTCGCAGAGGATTCCGTCAATTTCGCAGGCATTTAGCTCTACTCTGATCTCCCTAGCACTCTCCCTAGGGCTTTTCTGCGCGTCTCCTTCGCATTCAACCGCCCTAGAACCAGTTCCTCTGCAGCAAGAGCTGATTTGTCGCGAATACGATGATTACGTGGATGATAAATCGACGGGGGAAGCGGTGACGAATGAGGAAATTGTGGAAGAGGCGTGGCAAATTGTGAACGACAGTTTTCTCGAGACTGGCCGGCACCGGTGGTCTCCTGATTCGTGGCTT aagaagaaggaggatgTTTTAGGCGGTTCGATTCAGTCGCGATCAAGAGCGCACGATATCATTAGACGGATGTTGGCGAGCTTGGGAGACCCCTACACGCGTTTTCTCCCTCCCGCTGAT TTCACCAAGATGGCAAGGTATGATATGTCTGGAATTGGGATAAACCTGAGGGAAATTCCAGATGAAAATGGAAAGGTGAGATTGAGAGTGTTAGGACTTCTTCTGGATGGCCCTGCCCACATTGCTGGCATTAGACAG GGTGATGAACTCCTGGCTATTAATGGGGTGGATGTGATAGGAAAATCAGCATTCGAAGCATCATCAATGTTACAAGGACCCAGTGAAACATTTGTTGATGTCATG GTCAAGCATGGAAACTGTGGGCCTGTACAATCAGTGAAGGTGCAGAGGCAATCTGTTGCCAAGTCTCCAGTATTTTACAGGTTGGAACAGGTTAAGAATGGGCAAAGTTCTGTTGGTTACGTTCGCCTAAAAGAGTTCAATGCTTTGGCCAGGAAAGATTTGGTTACAG CAATGAGAAGACTTCAAGATATGGGTGCTTCTTACTTTGTCCTGGATCTTAGAGATAATCTTGGTGGACTAGTGCAG GCTGGCATTGAAATTGCAAAACTTTTTCTTGACAAAGGACAAACA GTGACTTACACAGTTGGTAGGGATCCACTATCCGTGAAGAATATTGTCACTGAAAGTTCGCCATTATTTAGTGCACCAGTTATT GTCTTGGTGAACAAAAATACTGCCAGTGCAAGTGAAATT GTTGCCACTGCACTTCACGATAACTGTAAAGCTGTGCTTGTGGGTGAAAGGACATATGGAAAG GGTTTGATCCAATCTGTTTTTGAGCTCAACGATGGTTCTGGCGTGGTGGTAACCATTGGGAAGTATGTCACGCCAAATCATATGGACATTAATGGCAATGGAGTTGATCCCGATTTTCGCAACTTCCCTG CATGGAATGAAGTCTCCAGATTCCTGTCTTCTTGCCACAAACCACAAGAAGGATGA
- the LOC121755972 gene encoding CTD small phosphatase-like protein 2-A, which translates to MPSLKMKTTTGCLKEKVSLHVCRKSSVISKSPLSRARTPQDAEALICTQSNQDVHVAVHAHDLGRDEAIQDLGGNEANQEARKDDVNHDKLSIGDKVFQKQLPASTDSEPTSSKCTSNMETIFSPILESIDSYNNGGSDDLYVPQLDSEDSDDCSRSSCEHQACNISDVYLSDMIFSGAPSGNDSQFDNRADTDFLPDYRFDESSLLCDLTEEYMALPFLGENLDTGHDFDGKPPQQNIDSDSSLYMAIHQLKPCSQDSQLNTYSDQDYDCFDPQMYIRSLPDQPDVAFSLLPTRVSDEKQSKQITLVLDLDETLVHSTLEHCDDPDFTFSVFFNMKEHTVYVRERPHLHTFLRRVADMFEIIVFTASQSIYASQLLDILDPEGTIISKRAYRESCIFTEGSYTKDLTVLGVDLAKVAIIDNSPQVFRLQVNNGIPIKSWFDDPSDCALISMLPFLESLVDADDVRPIIARKFGNKE; encoded by the exons ATGCcatcattaaaaatgaaaacaaccaCAGGCTGTTTGAAGGAAAAGGTAAGTCTTCATGTGTGTCGAAAGTCCAGTGTGATATCCAAGAGCCCTCTTTCTCGTGCCAGAACTCCTCAAGATGCAGAAGCTCTTATATGCACTCAAAGCAACCAGGATG TTCATGTTGCAGTACATGCACATGATCTTGGAAGGGATGAGGCCATCCAAGATCTTGGAGGGAATGAGGCCAACCAAGAAGCTAGAAAAGATGATGTCAACCACGATAAGTTGTCTATTGGAGACAAAGTTTTCCAAAAACAGTTGCCAGCTTCCACAGATTCA GAACCTACATCATCCAAATGCACCTCAAACATGGAAACCATTTTTTCTCCTATCCTAGAGTCTATTGATTCATACAATAATGGAG GAAGTGATGATCTATATGTACCACAGTTGGATAGTGAAGACAGTGATGATTGCAGCAGAAGTTCATGTGAACACCAAGCATGCAATATATCAGATGTCTACCTCTCTGACATGATTTTTTCAGGAGCACCCAGTGGAAATGATTCCCAATTTGATAACAGAGCAGATACAGATTTCTTACCTGATTATAGGTTTGACGAGTCTAGTTTACTTTGTGATCTGACAGAGGAATACATGGCATTGCCTTTCCTGGGGGAAAATTTAGATACTGGGCATGACTTTGATGGCAAACCGCCCCAACAAAACATCGATTCTGACTCCAGCTTGTACATGGCAATCCATCAATTGAAACCTTGCAGCCAGGATTCTCAGCTAAATACTTACAGTGACCAAGATTATGATTGCTTTGACCCACAAATGTATATAAGAAGTCTTCCGGACCAGCCGGATGTGGCATTTTCCTTGTTGCCAACCAGAGTGTCAGATGAGAAGCAAAGTAAACAAATTACTTTAGTACTTGACTTGGATG AAACGCTAGTCCACTCAACATTGGAGCACTGTGATGATCCGGACTTCACATTTTCTGTGTTCTTCAACATGAAAGAACATACTGTGTATGTTAGAGAGAGGCCCCATCTCCACACATTTCTTAGAAGAGTGGCTGATATGTTTGAAATCATAGTGTTCACTGCTAGTCAAAGCATTTATGCGAGCCAACTGTTAGATATCCTTGATCCTGAAGGCACAATTATATCAAAACGAGCTTATCGGGAATCATGCATCTTTACAGAGGGAAGTTACACAAAAGACTTGACGGTATTGGGTGTCGATCTTGCTAAAGTTGCTATTATTGATAATTCCCCTCAG GTCTTCAGGTTGCAAGTGAATAACGGTATTCCTATTAAGAGTTGGTTTGACGACCCATCAGATTGCGCGTTGATTTCCATGCTACCATTTTTGGAGTCTTTGGTTGATGCAGATGACGTACGACCCATCATTGCTAGGAAATTCGGTAACAAGGAATAA
- the LOC121755255 gene encoding cold-regulated 413 inner membrane protein 2, chloroplastic-like: MLLLSLSTSSISNNYVSRIISPNSHQIRALCRVSPKLQQQLKHQQPLSGLCYNPLRASVMGKRGCRFGAVCYSSPLSPANLQWISAVSTAILMIVKGTAIHKSFLVPLFALQAPGSIVSWMKGEYGMWTAFVALLVRLFFHIPGELELPFITFLLVIVAPYQIMRLRGTQEGVILSLIIAAYLAFLHFSRVGSLAKSFNQDSIPATMATICIVLVPCLLLI; the protein is encoded by the exons ATGCTTCTGCTTTCTCTCTCTACCTCCTCTATCTCCAACAACTATGTCTCCCGCATCATTTCCCCCAATTCTCATCAAATCAGAGCTCTTTGCCGTGTTTCCCCGAAGCTGCAGCAGCAACTTAAACACCAACAACCGCTCTCTGGTCTCTGCTACAATCCACTCCG AGCGTCGGTGATGGGGAAGAGAGGCTGTCGATTTGGTGCAGTTTGTTACTCTTCGCCGCTTTCTCCCGCGAATCTCCAGTGGATCTCTGCTGTTTCTACTGC AATACTGATGATAGTTAAGGGGACAGCTATCCACAAATCCTTTCTTGTGCCTTTATTTGCTCTCCAAGCACCCGGAAGCATCGTCTCATGGATGAA GGGTGAGTATGGCATGTGGACTGCTTTCGTGGCCCTTCTAGTTCGCCTGTTCTTCCATATCCCCG GGGAGTTGGAGCTGCCATTTATAACATTTCTGTTGGTGATTGTTGCTCCCTACCAAATTATGAGACTAAG AGGAACCCAAGAAGGTGTTATTCTTTCATTGATAATAGCAGCTTATCTGGCGTTCCTGCATTTTTCTAGAGTTGGCAGCTTGGCAAAATCTTTCAATCAAGATTCAATCCCTGCCACCATGGCTACCATCTGTATTGTCCTTGTGCCGTGCTTGCTTTTAATCTAG